The following coding sequences lie in one Cannabis sativa cultivar Pink pepper isolate KNU-18-1 chromosome 5, ASM2916894v1, whole genome shotgun sequence genomic window:
- the LOC115717139 gene encoding uncharacterized protein LOC115717139: protein MLALLSSFSCRPITNLQRPLRLLLLQPISIHTHLNLNPNPNPNPHSFLPLMAFSTGSPSPTQSPQLTKRVGTHNGSFHCDEALGCFMIRLTDKFSNAEIVRSRDPQVLESLDAVLDVGGVYDPSQDRYDHHQKGFQEVFGHGFSTKLSSAGLVYKHFGKEIIAKELQVNEEHPDVFRLFLAIYKSFMEAIDAVDNGINQYDTDQPARYVNNTHLSSRVGRLNLDWIDLDQSPAKENEAFQKAMALAGGEFLDSLRFHAKSWLPARSIVMECLSARWDIDPTGEIMVLDRFCPWKLHLFELEVELKINPSIKYVLYQDERAKQWRVQAVAVSPDRFESRKALALQWRGLRDEELSEATGIPGCVFVHMSGFIGGNKTYDGALAMARASLKL, encoded by the exons ATGCTCGCACTACTAAGCTCCTTCAGTTGCAGACCCATTACTAACCTCCAAAGACctcttcgtcttcttcttcttcaacccaTTTCCATACATACCCATCTCaacctaaaccctaaccctaaccctaacccACATTCCTTCCTCCCTCTCATGGCTTTCTCAACTGGGTCTCCCTCTCCCACTCAATCTCCACAGCTCACTAAGCGGGTTGGTACTCACAACGGAAGCTTTCACTGCGATGAAGCACTCGGATGCTTCATGATTCGCCTCACTGATAAGTTCTCCAATGCTGAAATCGTCCGTTCTCGTGATCCTCAG GTTTTGGAGAGTTTGGATGCTGTTCTTGATGTTGGTGGTGTTTATGACCCTAGTCAGGATCGTTATGATCATCACCAGAAAGGGTTTCAAGAGGTTTTTGGTCATGGATTTTCTACCAAGCTAAGTAGTGCTGGTCTTGTTTATAAG CATTTTGGAAAGGAGATTATAGCCAAGGAGCTTCAAGTTAATGAAGAGCACCCAGATGTGTTTAGGCTATTTTTGGCAATTTACAAAAGCTTCATGGAG GCAATTGATGCTGTTGATAATGGCATTAACCAGTATGATACAGATCAGCCTGCTCGGTACGTCAATAATACACATTTGTCTTCAAGAGTTGGAAGATTAAATTTGGATTGGATCGATCTTGACCAATCTCCTGCAAAGGAGAATGAAGCCTTTCAGAAAGCTATGGCTTTGGCGGGTGGTGAATTTTTAGAT AGTCTTCGGTTTCATGCCAAGTCATGGTTGCCTGCAAGATCTATTGTAATGGAGTGCCTTTCTGCAAGATGGGATATTGATCCTACTGGAGAAATTATGGTTTTGGACCGATTTTGCCCT TGGAAGCTTCACTTATTTGAGCTTGAGGTGGAGTTGAAGATTAACCCTTCAATCAAATATGTTCTTTATCAG GACGAAAGGGCCAAACAATGGCGAGTTCAAGCAGTGGCGGTATCTCCCGATAGATTCGAGAGCCGCAAGGCTCTTGCATTGCAATGGCGAGGTCTTAGAGACGAAGAACTCTCGGAGGCAACAGGAATCCCGGGCTGTGTTTTCGTCCACATGAGTGGATTCATTGGTGGAAACAAAACATATGATGGTGCTTTGGCCATGGCAAGAGCTAGTTTGAAGCTTTGA
- the LOC115716813 gene encoding uncharacterized protein LOC115716813 → MAAAAAMAISFTPHNPFSKLPISLTRSLLPITPKPFSLKTLNPRKTLKFITKSKSSDLDNALSNSPSTLPTLSPQTLKSRLHAGETLYGLFLLSLSPTLAEIAGLSGYDFVVVDMEHGPGGIPEALNCLRALAATQTPAIIRLPETNPTWAKKALDLGPQGIMFPMIDSPEEAAKAVSYCRFPPAGIRGTAHTVVRASCYGIDEGYFSNFADELLIMCQVESEEGAKKAGEISAVDGVDCVQMGPLDLSASMGYLWDPGHKKVREMLRMAERGVLETTAAGAASDGGAVAGGFLAGFAMPHDSPEQLKSRGYHMVSGAVDVGMFRRAAVDDVRKFKMSLINGSDDELDHGKDSDEKYWSE, encoded by the coding sequence ATGGCAGCAGCAGCAGCCATGGCGATCTCATTCACTCCCCACAACCCTTTTTCCAAATTACCCATCTCTTTAACTCGATCCCTTCTCCCAATCACCCCCAAACCATTTTCActcaaaaccctaaaccctagaaaaaccctaaaattcaTAACCAAATCCAAATCCTCCGATCTCGACAATGCCCTCTCCAACTCACCTTCCACTCTCCCAACCCTCTCTCCCCAAACCCTAAAATCCCGTCTCCACGCCGGCGAAACCCTCTACGGCCTTTTCCTCCTAAGCCTCTCACCAACTCTCGCCGAAATCGCCGGTCTCTCCGGCTACGATTTCGTCGTTGTAGACATGGAACACGGTCCCGGCGGAATCCCCGAAGCCCTAAACTGCCTCCGAGCCCTCGCGGCCACACAAACTCCGGCCATTATCCGATTACCGGAGACAAATCCCACTTGGGCAAAGAAAGCACTCGATCTCGGTCCCCAAGGGATTATGTTTCCGATGATCGATTCACCCGAAGAAGCCGCGAAAGCCGTCTCGTACTGTCGATTCCCGCCGGCGGGGATTCGCGGCACTGCTCACACCGTAGTTAGGGCTTCGTGTTACGGAATCGACGaagggtattttagtaatttcgCAGACGAGCTTCTAATCATGTGCCAGGTGGAATCTGAGGAAGGAGCTAAGAAAGCTGGTGAGATCTCAGCCGTTGATGGTGTTGATTGTGTTCAAATGGGACCGTTGGATCTTAGTGCTAGTATGGGGTATTTGTGGGACCCAGGGCACAAGAAGGTTAGAGAGATGTTGAGAATGGCCGAGAGGGGTGTCTTGGAAACGACCGCTGCCGGAGCCGCCTCTGACGGCGGCGCCGTCGCCGGAGGATTCTTGGCTGGATTTGCTATGCCGCACGATTCGCCGGAGCAGTTGAAGTCACGTGGGTATCACATGGTTTCGGGTGCGGTGGATGTTGGGATGTTTAGAAGGGCTGCCGTTGATGATGTGAGGAAGTTTAAGATGAGTTTGATTAACGGTTCTGATGATGAGTTGGACCATGGTAAGGATTCTGATGAGAAGTACTGGAGTGAGTGA